CCTCAGGTAGACCAACATAGAtgtgtgcaatattgcatggccccaggTAGCGATCGGGAACTTGGTATGGATGACCAACGATCGAgtaatcatttgtaagcgcttaataAATGCCTTTGTCAGGCtgttctgggtgtgaacatagggtactagatgttcaacttcaaccccaactgacatgcaatagtcatcaaaagttttagatatgaattctccagcattatccaatcgaatagatttgatcgaATAATCAGGGTAACCTGAGctaacagtttggagaatgcagcattccttgtggacaacaagcacacgcaTGACCAAAATGTGGAAACgtcaaccaaaatcataaaatatctaaatggccCGCATGAAGGGTGAATCGGTCGAtaaatgtccccctgaatcgCTTGtagaaaaataagagaaaaaatcttgtcataagaatgTTTAATAATAAGATTTCCCATAGAGCAGGTTTGACATGCAATTCCTTGAATCGAACCAAAACTTCGGGTTAAAGGTTGCCTGTAtaatgatttgaggatacgacgCATCAATGTTCGTCCAAGACGTCCCAaatgatcatgccaaagtgtaattttatGCGCGATCCCAAAGGTAGGGCTGACCATAGTGGTTCTCTATAGGGCatatggtcgtagtatacagaccactcgggATACGCTCCATTTTTTTCTAGAATACGCTACTGGCCATACTCGTAGAAAGTGATGCACAGAAATTCAAatccattttctacataggtttcaacatgataattattatatttaatgtccttgaaactcaataACGTTCTTCCAGTACGTGGGCAATAATGTGCCTCttcaatggtcaagattgtaccattggacaatatTATATGtgccttaccgtatccttcAATCATGTTGGATGGTcttgagagggttgtcagatgtgcattcttaggtatgaagttaatGAAATAGATGAATTCACGTAAAACGGTGTGCATTATTGCACTATCTACCAagcaactaactttcccactagtcatactcggaaataaaaattaatttgaatcggtcacatgcataaaagttctaaaaacaaatatccattcaaaataatttaagtattcaaagatggtaattaacaaaaaaacttaatatccaaaaatatatcgccaacaaataatccaaacataaaggaaattgtacaaaattaaaccaaaaaaaaaaaaaaacaaagagaggattcggccactaggtggaattcaaCCCCCAAGTGTTCTAAATGCAACTAAAAATTGTTTATGTCAAAGATTCTAAGGGGTAATAGCCTCTTAAAAGTCAGAAATCTCCATCTTGGTACTCTCTAGTTCATCCACTTGCATAAAGTTTGATTCTaacttcttacgacgagaatgatattcgGCTACAACTTTCTGGGAGCACTGCAAACACGGATccaatggtcatttgaaccaTAGCAATAGCACATGTCCGCATCCAAGGTTTCAGgtgttttgcctttattcttgaagtttagggTCATGGGAGCAAGGTTAGGGCGCTTCTTGGCTTTATTTCCACCCTTAGATGAGTTTTGGCTCTGTTAACCTTAACGGAAACGGCCCCTACCATGCCTATGTTGGTGTTTTAAATGTTGGTTGGTGCTATAATGTTCTTCAGGCACAATAGTCAccccagtaggtcgagcttgataaTTCTTCATCAACAGCTAATTCTACTTTTCAaggagaagtaaaacagagattaaatctgaaaacttagtgaacttataagctctatattgttgctgcaggacaatattagtgGTAGaaaaggtcgaataggtcttctcccaGAGATCCCATTTAGTCAAGGTctcgttacaaaacttgagaagtgatcagaTTCAACAAACctcataattatattcattcacaaactTAAAGTCTTGCAAGCGTAGATGATgtcagtcatgtcttgcttctggcaagaagatgtccttttggtgatTAAAGCGATCAGCCAAAACGACCAAAGTGCTCATGGATCTTCCTCCGCAAGGTACTCGGTTTACAATGCATCATGAAcatgtcttcggatgaagatcatggtcGTGGCTTTCTCAGCTTCACCAACAAGGTTGtccatctcatcttcaatgTTGGGATGCAAATTCTTTacagtgaggtggagcttcacatcttggacccacttgaggtagtttcttccTGAGACCTCTAAAGTGGTGACGtggagtttgttcaaattcgacatgtccctatcacaaaataaatggataagaatgtggttagtgtaatggagaaaaaaaaaaaatcaatccactCACATAGAAGTAGAACATttaggttctaatagacatttattaatttaaatttacatgaaaaacttcgggttttcataggtgatgtttttaaggaaaacttcaggttttcaaataagacatgtttctagaaacttcaggttttgaaagaattatgaacttcaggttcatatgttcctactgacaaacacaaatatatacacagaaatatgcaacaagaaaatatgcaaatagatctTCAAGTCTAAAGTTATAATTGAAGTGCGGGTGAAACattataaaacccaaattgtataaatgaaaataaacaattaaactcGAGGCCCAAAAATAGGGACCAAAGCCCACGGGTAGGCTGAGCAGATTTGGACCGTGCGGCCCAGACCCAAAAACATGGGCTGGGGATATGGGTAATAGGCCCAAGAAAAGAGGCTTAAAAAGAGCTCTGATTTAGTACGGCGAAGAGTAAGCTAGAACTGCGGGTCCTATACGGAGGTGTACTCCGCTGCTTTGCAGCGTCTGTGTACCTGGGGGATGCATTCCTATACATCGCGGCATAAGGAAACATCGCAACCATGGAGGGGCTGTGATCAGGtgtgtcttagtgcaggtgtaCCGACTCACTAGTTTCAGGCTAAGATCTGACACGGTTCTATACACGGAGACACCATAGCCCTATAGGCTGGTGCCACGTTTGAGCCGAGCCAATAGCTTGTGCAGCTGTACGTGagcccaaaaaagaaaaaaaaaaattctcaggCCAAGAAAACCAAGCCCCAATTAGGCTCGGGTTTAAACCAAAAAGCACCACAATTGCGCTGGGTGTGGTCACTGGGGACGAAGGTCAGTGTCGCCACTTTAGGAAGTTGtgttttggaagaaaaaaaaaatatcgagGTGAGTTTGTGAATCAGCGGGGATCACAAATATGAACAGAGATAGAAAAAATCTCaacatttcaacaaaaataCCCTAGAAATTCAAATCgaatttttgaaaaagaaaaaaatccaaCAAGATTCGAAGGAATCTTGGTCAATCAACGTCGGTGGACGAGCTTCAAACCGTCGAGATGATGACCCAAGGTCAAGGTTGGGCTGTAGGCCCACTTGTGATGGTGGAGACGTCATGGAAAGGGTTGGGTTTTTCTAGGTTTCAAACCAGGAGCCCATGGCTCCGACTTCGTGGTCTCGCGACTCGGCTCAACCACAAAAGCTGCAGGCCTGGTGCTGGTGGCTTAACGCGACGCGACTTGGAAGCCAGCAGTTCGTGGTATGGGATGGTGACGGGATGGGCTTTGATAAaccctattttttattttttatttctagatTATAAATTAATTCAATTGCATGCATATTCAACATAGAATTCAATGCATGagcatatatttgatgcaatttatggcaaatatcaaattcacataattcaacaattatggatataatgcatacacaatttatgtagaatctaaaatttgaaaaacgtaaagtcgagtcatgcattatggtgaatgttcatgccaTCAGGGCTGCAAAatttgatgcagaaaacttcCACATCAAATTCCTAAGCGCAGTGGTcggagcgtgctgataacatgttgtggCTCATATTAATCTGACAGGGGATAGGAGGCCGATGACACAAAGAGaaatgtgtttgtagaattgtgtagataatgtgttattccccctatgcagtgcctttatttatagtaataagggagggaagaatcattctcctccaaggaatacaagtcataataggaaagaataaccagtatcaaatctaatctagaatttacacaatcacacttaaataagaagtttataacactttttataattttgttagtttttttattaattgttattAGAGGTTTGAAAAGCAATATATAAAGGAAAGCAGTTCGGTTAAGATTCCTATTAATAGTTATATTCAAGGTTCTAAGAGACGTTAGACACTAGTTAGGTGGCGGGCTGGGACCTAGGTGAGAGCTTAGGCGGACTCaacagatttaagtaaatttattatatattgtgtaaataagtgtctatttatatttaaaaaaaaaaacacataattgtgTTGTGATACatcaattgcaaaataaaataacatacatATTATAAAGTATAAGAACATATTGCAAACATGGgtaacaagcatataatgagcactcatccaagtatttaacaagtctctTGCATTTTCTTgacaaattaaaatgcaaaatgaaagttatcgattttctgtctaagtgagagtcacaACCTAGGTGGGTTTGAGGGGGCTAGGAGGGCACCTAAGCGGGTTAGGTGGACACCTAAGCGACTTTAGGTGCACTTTGTTAATTGTCAAATGCATAAGGACTAATTCGGGCAATGGCCAACCGCCTAACACCTAAGcaaggatttttagaacagtggttaTATTTGGAAAGTGATTCTATATACACTCAATACTAATCTTTTTGGACACCCAAATCAATATGTAATAGAGTTCTTATttataagtttttgttttagaattttaaagaaggtGAAGTTTTCCATATTGTAAAACATTGTGGGTGTTtcagagaaggagaagaataaCTTGGGTTTTCTTAAAAACACACATTGTTTTGAAAATCTCCGCCTAGCGCACCACTGCCTAATTAATCCtttggtgtttgaaaattaaaaagggtcGTCTACACTTGCTTGGGCACCCGGCTAGACCTCCTAGGCACTAGCCTAGCCCACCCAGACCCGCCTAGGTCGCTACTCTCAATGGGACAAAAAATacataactttcattttgcatttcattttttcaataaattgtaagagacttgttgaatagttagataaacacacattatatgcttgttccccatgttttcattacgTTCTAATAGTAAATAaactatatgtcattttattttgcagttTATGTGTCTCAatgaaattatgtattttttaagtataagaagacacttatttatatgatataataaatttacttaaatctgttTAGTTTGCCTAAACCATCGCCTAGCCAGCAAGGCGCTAGGCCCTAACCTTAGTCCAACTAGCGCCTACCGTCTTTTAGAACATCCAAAACACAAGCATATATATAGGTGTCCAAAGACGTTTATTGGGCCCGACTAAAGTAATTGTCCATGTCTTGACATATAGAAGTCTTTTTAATAACAGTGAAGTTTATGTTAAGTTTCATTTGGTAAATACGCTctatataaataaagaaataagtAGATCATCCTTTGTATCATTGCTTTTTCTTGCACCTGAGTTGGGGAATGGAAACTTTTATAGTGAAGAATGGAGGAGCTCGTAAGAGTAAGGGTTTGTTTGGAAGTATCTTTAAAATGTCTAAAAGGGTTTTTGAAGAAAGTATTTTTTGAactaattcttagtaaaaatgcaattgAATCGTGAACAAAAcatttgaagtgcttcctacaaAAAGCACAtttgaaacctaaaaatatttttactaaaagcacttttaggcatttaaaagcacttttggaCGAGCTTTAGTATATGTGAAGCCTGTATATGACGTTCCTCTAAATTCTCATATACAAAAGTTTGATGcagttaataaaaaaagaaaatgcagcaaatataatttgattaatatgtttGCAATATTAATCAATTTTGCGTGATTCAAACACACAAAACCTCCAGAAATCtttgtgttttatattatgcaaaattcacttaattaattagtgaAGGCAACTGAAAAAGTTGTGTCTACAATGACAGAAAAATACGAAGAAATATATTAGAGCGATTATTGAAGGATGAGCTTCTACACCGTACACCTCTTTCCTACACAGCCTCCGTTGTTTTATTAAACCCTTAGCTCCACTTACTCAGAAGCTAGTCCTTCGATTCGAACAGCCACAACAGTGAGAGGGTTCTTCATCTCACATGAAAGCTTCAACACCTCACTTAAATCAACCGGGTTATTAGCCACATCTTGAACCCATTTGAAATGGTGCACCAACTTAGCCACCCAAAGGTTCACCGTCACAAGCCCTAGGGTTTTACCAGGACAAGCCCTACGACCTGCCCCAAATGGTGCAAGCCTCAGGTCCCCTCCTCTCACGTCCATGTCAGTACCACCCGCACTCTTCAAGAACCTCTCTGGCTTGAACACCAATGGATCTTCCCATATGTTTGGGTCATGGGTAATGGCCCACATGTTGACcatggcggttgtatttgcggGAACCACCATGCCGTTGCTGAGCTGGACATCCGACGTTGATAGCCGTGCCCATGATAGGAGGGGCCCAGGAGGATGTACACGTAGAGTCTCGGTCACCACAGCTCGGAGATAGGGTAAGTTAGCACAGTCTGCTTCTGTGAGAACTTTGTTTCCTACAACTAGTTCAAGCTCATGGCGAAGCTTCGCTTGCACATCCGAGTTCAAAACCAACTCAGCCATGACCCACTCAGTCAAAAGTGCAATTGTATCAGTCCCACGAAATATCATCTCCTGTAATTGATACAAAACAAAGCTGGTAAGAATTAATGTATAGTGTATATAGCTGAGGAGAGGTTAGAGATGTACCCTATTCATTGTTTACCTGATGTATCATTAATTATgaagagtaatgttagagagtATGTCAGTGTTGTATGTTTAAATGGTATTAACCTATATATACGCTATATACAGTATTAATTGTTTAtctaattaatacaaaaaagtAACTAAAAAAATGTAGTAAAAGTAAATGTGCATTTTCATACTGAACAGTAAcgtttattaaaaattaatgaaagtatgagTAGAAATTTTATACGAACCCATAAGACTGCCACCATGTCATCAAGTTCAAGCTTCTCCTCGCCATCCATAGAAAGCAAAACATCAACAAAGTCCGAATTATCGCACACCCTTTTGGACCTCCCAATTCTGTGCTCTTCAATAATTTGCACAACCACTTCTCTAACACGAGCAACAAGAACCGAGCCACGTTTCTTGATACAAAAAGGATCGTAAAACTTGTTTAGCCAGGGGAGATAATCAGACCAATTGAAAGCACCCAAAAGCTCAAACCCTTCTCTTACAATCTCATGCAACTTTCTAACCTCAGCATGGTCGCATGTTGCATCATACCTCTTGCCGAACACTGTCTCCATTATGTTGTTGAGAGCAGCAGTCTGAAGATGTTTTCGCAGACCAACAACTCCTCGTAGCGTTTGTTCATTATGAATGAACCTCAACATGATGTGACAGTCCATGTGTCGTCCAGCTTCGTGTGCTGAAATACGTTTAGGAGTGAAGAGATGAGTAGACGCAATTTTTCGCAGAAGTCTCCAGTATGGTCCATTTGGTGCAAAACCAATGGCTCGGCTGAACATAAGACACTTAGCGGATTGCTTAATAGGACGGTTGGCAAAGTGGGAAGAGATTAGAATTTCTCGAGCAATATCAGGGTCAGAGGTAATAACAGCAGGGGTTATGCCCAAACTGAAGGCCATGAGTTTAGTGGCAGCCAGATTAGAAGACAAGCATGCCAAAGTACGATGAGGAAGACCATGACTCAAGCTGAATAGGCTGCCAAATACAGGGACGCCTCGGGGTCCTGGTATCAAAACTCGACCCGTTTGGTTCCTTCCATTTTTCCAGGCTATCCCTCCGCTGGAGAAAGCCCAGGTTAAGAGACTGAGACATAGAAATGATATAAATGCGGCCAAGCAAAAGAATCGAGTGAACAAGGTTTGTGTTCCCAAATGTGAAATTATTTCAAGTGAAAACATCCACCAGCTGATGATTGGGTACATTGAAGTTGGAACTGAGTCCATTTAGAGTTTGAAATGATCGGATAGATGGGAAAGAGTGGTGGGAATTGGTGAGAGAGGATGAGATCGAGGTTGGTTTATATAGGTGTTGCTTGGTGTAGCATGAGAAGAAGTGCAAAAAGAATTAGGGtgtccaaaaataaaaacaataatgttattcttaccataaTTTTATACTGCATTTCTTTACTATCTTAGGTGGCAAATGAgttggacagccacatcatctaaattaattagcatttaatcaaaatgttaatcaataattaataaaaagattgttaattaaataatgattgtggtatacgaggagtctcaTTTTTCCATCTAAgattatttaagtattttaattaataaaaagattgaaattaaatgataaagTTTGTTCAACTCATCTACCATTTAagataatataaaattatgataagaataacattacttaaataaaaaaagtgttaGGGCTGTGACTTCCGTGAAGAGGGGGTTTGGATCAACATATATGTGCGTGCATATGGGTGACCAcatcatgcaaatatatttttaaagttAACAATCAAAGTTATAATTGCACACTTTCGAGAGCCAATTATTTGGCATATCTAGGACAATCTAGGAAAATACATGCTTTCCATGAaagtgaaaaaaatttcattgtgatTGGAATATGGGTGGTATGtcatatgtatttatataaatggtgaaattttttatttttaagtaattaaatTTGTAACACACATATCGtatcatttatataataacatgtagTATATCATTCCGTATTCTAGTcctattgaaaaatctctctataAAAGTTGACGGAGACTCATTATTGAACTTTAGTTTGATAAGTGTAATTGTGGTGTGCGTTGTAGCTTACAATAATATATGCTTTACGTGGAAGTTGATTGAGACTCATTGAACTTCAGTTTGATAAGTGGAATTGCGGTGTGCATTGGAGCTTGCTATCGTAATGTAAAGCATTTTCAATCAAGCTGCTTACTTTTAAGTCAAATTACAAAATTGCAATTTGAGTCATTCCACCTCGTTAGCCGACATGGAAGAGTATCTTCTTCGAATTCACTTTGTAGAGATTCTTAGTCGTTTATCATATATCGTATAGTTATTTTTCGTCaaatactatttgtatttaattttaaataaaaaaatcaaataatttatgaccgtaCAATACATAATGAATAACTAAGATGTGAAGATTCATAGAATCTCCAAAGTAGATCCGGATGGGATCGAATTCCAGCCGACATGACATGCGAGGAACAAAGTCATAGTAGGTTTGATTTAATTAGGCCTAAATTGTAACGAGTTCCtaggagaattttttttttttaataataatttattattattaaggagagGGATCAAAACTTTTACTATAATTTATGAGAGGGGAAAGTTTTAAACTCTTGAAGTAAGGTAGAAACCCAACACCCtatttaccaaaataatattattttgagtTCAAGTTATTGTTTCTAGATAATGCAAgcaattatttttgttgtaaatgGTATTTTATAACTATGTGTGATTGTGTATACTTAGAGCAGTAATCTCAATATGATTTGAAGATCAAATCCTCATATGCTTTGTATTACTTGTAAAAGCAAGGAAGCTTATCATGATTAGCATAAATTAAGGCATTAGACATGAGGAGTTACACACAGAAATCGTCAAGcccttctctctttttcttttctctagcTAGCCCTCTCTATATTCGCTCTCTCAGTAATTAGCTTCccaacatgttatcagcacgaATGGCTTTAGATGTTGTGCTTTGGAGTTTTGGCCGACCCTAACAGTTTTGACCTATAAAATAGGTCTTTATAATGAGTCCAAATTGCCTGCACCCAAATCCCTCTATGGCCTATTTCAGAGGTTGACACATGTTCATCACTAACTCTGCTTTAAATACTATTAActatctgaaaaaaaaattaaatataaataaataaaagggagactttggatgcggtccctaactataaatattctttgactgaaaccttgttggttttcaatttttgatcaaagtatctgaaattaatgtgataatttatttctatgtatgttactatatttttttaattaaaaattgaaacttaTAGTCATtcatattaatgagattttaaattaaaaatcataatttgtgggattaaaaatattaaaatactaatatactattgtatgtgtgtgtgtataaacatcCGTTGACCATCGtttagagagacgtatgacttattcttttagagTATTTGTGTAGTACTCGAAGATGCAAACGCATGGGCACAAgcggaattgaatttggagctaCGACAGAGATTTTATGGACTTACGAAGTCTAAGTGTATTTTGGTAAATTCATTATTCGAGATAAACTaccctttattattttaatatttttcattatatgtttttttgcATGGTGGGACCCACCCACATGGGTCTCTTATCCCCTTTGGCCCTGTGTTCTCTCAtcctcactctctgggacatcTCTATCTTCCGTTCTCTCTCAAactctcaactctctctctcttcctccttgGCAAGCACCGAGAGGGTGCAACCACCTCGAACCATCACCACTTGCCATCTTCGGCGAGCCAAACCTTCAAGCCACCATCAAATCTCGCCACGTCGATAAAGGTTATCAACGTTCCAACCCAGAACTAGAACCAAGGTTATGAACTCGAACCCCATAACTCGACCTCCATATCTTCCGATGAGGACCTCACAGATTTCAGTGTGGGTGAGTCTCAAAAATAACTCAAACCTTATTGGATCGTGTTTTTGGTTTGTATTTGTAAATTTCCTAAAGTTTTGGTGGGAGTTTTGGCACAGCAATGGCAGGCGGGAAATTTCCCCATATTTTTTGGCGAACTCGGGAGTGTTGTAGTCTTTTCCGGCCACGGAAAAACCTAGTGACGGTATAATGCCATTCCTCTTCTATtatgcttcattttggtacgtagAATGTGAGAAATGGTTGAGATTTAAGGCTAAAGGGAGCCGGGAAGCTTCTTGGCCAAAAATCCAGCTTTCTCTTTGCTGGGTTCGGCAAGCGTTGTGCAACCTGCTTGTCCAAAGGGGTCAACCCAACCTGATTAAATAAAAAGGCCTAAACTTGGCCCATAAACCCAATCCGGCCCATTTCTGAAATGGACCTTGAATATATTCTAGAATATTCTTTGGAATATT
This genomic stretch from Pyrus communis chromosome 2, drPyrComm1.1, whole genome shotgun sequence harbors:
- the LOC137724400 gene encoding cytochrome P450 78A7 — translated: MDSVPTSMYPIISWWMFSLEIISHLGTQTLFTRFFCLAAFISFLCLSLLTWAFSSGGIAWKNGRNQTGRVLIPGPRGVPVFGSLFSLSHGLPHRTLACLSSNLAATKLMAFSLGITPAVITSDPDIAREILISSHFANRPIKQSAKCLMFSRAIGFAPNGPYWRLLRKIASTHLFTPKRISAHEAGRHMDCHIMLRFIHNEQTLRGVVGLRKHLQTAALNNIMETVFGKRYDATCDHAEVRKLHEIVREGFELLGAFNWSDYLPWLNKFYDPFCIKKRGSVLVARVREVVVQIIEEHRIGRSKRVCDNSDFVDVLLSMDGEEKLELDDMVAVLWEMIFRGTDTIALLTEWVMAELVLNSDVQAKLRHELELVVGNKVLTEADCANLPYLRAVVTETLRVHPPGPLLSWARLSTSDVQLSNGMVVPANTTAMVNMWAITHDPNIWEDPLVFKPERFLKSAGGTDMDVRGGDLRLAPFGAGRRACPGKTLGLVTVNLWVAKLVHHFKWVQDVANNPVDLSEVLKLSCEMKNPLTVVAVRIEGLASE